A section of the Pseudorasbora parva isolate DD20220531a chromosome 2, ASM2467924v1, whole genome shotgun sequence genome encodes:
- the abcc1 gene encoding multidrug resistance-associated protein 1 isoform X3: MGIDSFCSLDGSDPFWDWNRTWQTYNPDLTPCFQNTLLVWIPCLYLWLFAPFYVLYLKSHDRGYICMTHLNKAKTVIGFTLWLICWADVFYSFWERSHGATIAPVYLVSPTMLGITMLLATFLIQYERMKGVQSSGVMLNFWLIAILCATVTFRSKILLALNEPASVDVFRYTTFYIYYPMLLISLILACLSDQSPLFSQAVKDSNPCPELGASFLSKITFWWITGLMVKGFKRPLEEKDLWSLNVQDKSQRVVPQLVRRWDQECNKVKRPVDKTLYSPKRTAKGEKKDGQPIEESEILLAKNLQKTGDPSLFCALCRTFGPYFLVSSLYKIIHDILMFVGPEILRLLIQFVNDSNAPTWLGYFYTTLLFVCTCVQTLILQKYFHVCFVTGMRLRTAIVGAVYRKALVITNAARRTSTVGEIVNLMSVDAQRFMDLITYINMIWSAPLQVILALYFLWQNLGPSVLAGVAVMVLMVPINAVIAMKTKTYQVAQMKSKDNRIKLMNEVLNGIKVLKLYAWELAFKDKVSAIRESELQVLKKTAYLGAVSTFTWVCAPFLVALSTFAVYVLVDENNILDAQKAFVSLALFNILRFPLNMLPMVISSMVQASVSLKRLRVFLSHEELDEDSVERPPITGSPDCIRIVDGAFSWSKDDPPTLKRINVRIPEGSLVAVVGHVGSGKSSLLSALLGEMEKQEGNVSIKGSVAYVPQQAWIQNATLKENILFGRETKDSWYQKVVEACALLPDLEILPGGDSTEIGEKGVNLSGGQKQRVGVARAVYCNCAVYLLDDPLSAVDAHVGKHIFEKVIGPQGLLQGRTRVLVTHGLSFLPQADLILVMVDGEITEMGSYTELLGRQGAFAEFLRTYSNTEQEEVEDSVGEEGGEAEDEKVKSEDAVPRKGLENGGPAALLGTSQNSLNAAGTSKTQKTNNTDDTKKTKSADSARLTEADKANTGRVKLSVFWEYMKAIGLPLSIFSIFLFFCHHLSSLGSNYWLSLWTDDPVINNTQPNRKMRLGVYGALGLSQGIAVFCYSVAISIGGILASRYLHQTMLYNVLRSPMAFFERTPSGNLVNRFAKETDTIDSVIPSIIKMFMGSMFNVLGSCAVILIATPLVAIIIPPLGLLYFFVQRFYVASSRQLKRLESVSRSPVYTHFNETLLGTSVIRAFGEQQRFIRESDSRVDHNQKAYFPSIVANRWLAVRLEFVGNCIVAFAALFAVMARDSLSPGIMGLSISYALQVTASLNWLVRMSSELETNIVAVERVKEYGDTEKEAEWKLEHSTLPAGWPTVGHIEIHNFGLRYREDLELAIYDISVNIEGGEKVGIVGRTGAGKSSLTLGLFRIIEAAQGDIRIDGVNIAQLGLHELRSRITIIPQDPVLFSGSLRMNLDPFDGYTDEEVWRALELAHLKNFVSGLPDKLNHECSEGGENLSLGQRQLVCLARALLRKTKILVLDEATAAVDLETDNLIQSTIRTQFEDCTVLTIAHRLNTIMDYTRVLVLDKGQMAEFDSPSSLIAKKGIFYKMAKDSGLV, translated from the exons ATGGGTATTGACAGTTTCTGCAGTTTGGACGGTTCTGATCCGTTTTGG GATTGGAACCGGACATGGCAAACATACAATCCAGACCTGACACCATGTTTCCAGAACACACTGCTGGTTTGGATACCATGCCTCTACCTCTGGCTGTTTGCACCCTTTTACGTCCTATACCTCAAAAGCCATGACCGTGGATACATATGCATGACCCACCTCAACAAAGCCAAAACG GTTATTGGGTTCACCCTATGGCTTATCTGCTGGGCAGATGTTTTCTACTCTTTCTGGGAAAGAAGCCATGGGGCTACAATAGCCCCAGTCTACCTAGTCAGCCCCACAATGCTTGGCATTACAATG TTGCTGGCTACATTCTTGATCCAGTATGAGCGGATGAAGGGGGTCCAGTCCTCAGgggtgatgcttaatttttggCTGATCGCCATACTGTGTGCCACAGTCACCTTTCGCTCCAAGATCCTGCTTGCGTTGAATGAA CCTGCCAGTGTGGATGTGTTCAGATATACCACCTTCTACATATATTACCCCATGCTGCTCATCTCTCTGATCCTGGCCTGCTTATCCGACCAGTCTCCGCTCTTTTCACAAGCTGTCAAAGACTCG AATCCATGTCCAGAGTTGGGAGCTTCGTTCCTGTCCAAAATCACTTTCTGGTGGATCACagg ATTGATGGTGAAAGGTTTTAAAAGGCCTCTGGAGGAGAAGGATCTGTGGTCGCTTAATGTGCAGGATAAATCTCAGAGAGTGGTGCCACAGCTGGTACGGCGCTGGGACCAAGAATGCAACAAGGTCAAAAG GCCAGTAGATAAGACACTCTACTCCCCAAAACGAACAGCAAAGGGAGAAAAGAAGGATGGACAGCCAATAGAAGAGTCAGAGATTTTGCTTGCAAAAAACCTTCAGAAAACTGGCGATCCATCTCTCTTCTGTGCCCTCTGCCGAACTTTTGGACCATACTTTCTTGTCAGCTCTCTTTATAAGATTATTCATGACATCCTGATGTTTGTTGGACCAGAGATTCTCAG GCTGCTGATCCAGTTTGTGAATGATTCAAATGCCCCCACTTGGCTCGGCTACTTCTACACCACCCTGCTGTTTGTTTGTACCTGTGTGCAAACCCTCATTctgcaaaaatattttcatgtttgCTTTGTGACTGGCATGAGGTTACGTACGGCCATCGTTGGTGCTGTATACAGGAAA GCCTTGGTTATTACCAATGCTGCCCGTCGAACATCCACGGTCGGAGAGATTGTGAATCTGATGTCTGTAGATGCACAGCGGTTTATGGACCTCATCACTTACATCAACATGATTTGGTCGGCACCATTGCAGGTTATCCTGGCTCTGTACTTCTTGTGGCAG AATCTGGGTCCTTCTGTGCTTGCTGGAGTTGCTGTGATGGTGCTGATGGTTCCCATAAATGCAGTCATTGCCATGAAAACCAAAACCTACCAG GTTGCCCAAATGAAAAGCAAAGACAATAGGATCAAGCTTATGAACGAGGTGCTAAATGGCATTAAAGTGCTTAAACTCTATGCATGGGAACTGGCGTTCAAAGACAAAGTATCTGCCATCCGAGAGAGTGAATTGCAGGTGCTGAAGAAGACTGCTTACCTTGGTGCCGTGTCCACCTTTACTTGGGTCTGCGCACCATTTTTG GTTGCCCTCTCCACATTTGCAGTATACGTGTTAGTGGATGAAAATAATATTCTGGATGCGCAGAAGGCGTTTGTTTCTCTGGCTCTGTTCAACATCCTGCGCTTCCCTCTTAATATGTTGCCCATGGTCATCAGCAGCATGGTGCAG GCCAGTGTGTCTTTGAAGCGTCTGCGTGTGTTTCTGTCACATGAGGAGTTGGATGAAGACAGTGTGGAGCGGCCACCCATCACTGGAT CTCCTGACTGCATCAGGATTGTGGACGGAGCTTTCAGCTGGTCTAAAGACGACCCACCTACTTTGAAGAG gATTAATGTGCGTATCCCTGAGGGGTCGCTGGTTGCTGTGGTAGGGCATGTGGGTTCAGGGAAATCCTCTCTGCTTTCAGCTTTGCTGGGGGAGATGGAGAAGCAAGAAGGAAATGTGTCCATCAAG GGCTCTGTGGCTTACGTGCCTCAGCAAGCATGGATCCAGAATGCCACCCTTAAAGAAAACATCTTGTTTGGACGGGAAACCAAAGACAGCTGGTACCAGAAAGTGGTGGAGGCCTGTGCTCTCCTTCCAGACCTGGAGATCCTACCTGGAGGAGACTCAACAGAGATTGGGGAGAAG GGTGTGAATCTGTCTGGAGGTCAGAAACAGCGGGTAGGTGTGGCCAGGGCTGTGTACTGCAACTGTGCGGTGTATCTGTTGGATGACCCGCTCTCCGCCGTGGACGCTCATGTAGGAAAACACATCTTTGAGAAGGTCATCGGACCTCAGGGCTTGCTACAGGGAAGA ACTCGTGTTCTGGTGACCCACGGGCTGAGCTTCTTGCCTCAGGCTGACCTGATCCTGGTGATGGTGGATGGAGAAATTACGGAGATGGGCTCTTACACCGAGCTGCTGGGCAGACAGGGCGCCTTCGCTGAGTTCCTGCGCACCTACTCCAACACAGAGCAGGAGGAGGTGGAGGATTCAGTGGGAG AAGAGGGAGGGGAGGCAGAGGACGAAAAAGTGAAATCTGAAG ATGCAGTCCCACGTAAAGGACTCGAGAATGGGGGTCCTGCTGCCCTGTTGGG GACGAGTCAAAACTCTCTTAATGCAGCTGGAACAAGTAAAACACAGAAGACGAACAATACTGATGACACAAAGAAGACCAAATCTGCAGATTCTGCCCGACTGACCGAGGCAGACAAGGCCAACACTGGCAGG GTGAAGCTATCTGTGTTTTGGGAGTACATGAAGGCTATTGGCTTGCCCCTGTCCATCTTCAGTATCTTTCTATTCTTCTGTCATCATCTGTCCTCTCTGGGCTCAAACTATTGGCTCAGTCTCTGGACGGATGACCCTGTCATCAACAACACCCAGCCCAACAGAAAGATGCGTTTAGGGGTGTATGGAGCTCTGGGACTCTCACAAG GCATTGCAGTGTTCTGCTATTCTGTGGCGATTTCTATTGGTGGGATCTTAGCCTCCCGCTACCTGCACCAGACAATGCTCTACAATGTCCTGAGATCGCCCATGGCTTTCTTCGAACGCACACCTAGCGGAAACCTTGTAAATCGATTTGCCAAAGAGACAGACACCATTGACTCGGTCATCCCTAGCATCATAAAAATGTTCATGGGCTCCATGTTTAATGTGCTGGGCTCATGTGCTGTCATCCTTATTGCCACACCGCTGGTAGCCATCATCATCCCCCCTCTGGGCCTGTTGTACTTCTTTGTACAG CGTTTCTACGTGGCGTCTTCCCGGCAACTGAAACGACTGGAGTCTGTGAGCCGCTCTCCTGTCTACACACACTTCAATGAGACGCTGCTGGGCACCAGTGTGATCAGGGCTTTTGGAGAGCAGCAGCGCTTTATCAGGGAGAGTGACAGCAGAGTGGACCACAACCAAAAAGCTTATTTTCCCAGCATTGTAGCTAACCG ATGGCTGGCAGTGAGGTTGGAGTTTGTGGGAAACTGTATTGTGGCATTTGCAGCGCTTTTTGCTGTGATGGCCAGGGACAGTCTGAGTCCTGGAATCATGGGGCTTTCCATCTCCTATGCGTTGCAG GTCACAGCATCTCTGAACTGGTTGGTGCGGATGTCTTCTGAGCTGGAGACTAACATAGTAGCGGTGGAGAGGGTGAAGGAATATGGAGACACAGAGAAAGAG GCTGAATGGAAGTTGGAGCATTCAACTCTGCCTGCTGGCTGGCCAACCGTTGGTCACATTGAAATCCACAACTTTGGCTTGAGATACAGAGAGGACTTAGAGCTGGCTATTTATGATATCTCGGTCAACATTGAGGGAGGAGAAAAG GTGGGAATTGTGGGCAGGACAGGAGCTGGAAAGTCCTCTCTGACATTAGGGCTCTTCCGCATAATTGAGGCAGCTCAGGGGGATATACGTATAGATGGAGTGAACATTGCTCAGCTGGGGTTGCATGAGTTACGATCCAGAATCACAATCATTCCTCAG GATCCAGTGCTGTTCTCAGGTTCCTTGCGCATGAATCTGGATCCCTTTGATGGCTACACTGATGAGGAGGTGTGGAGAGCTCTGGAACTCGCTCATCTCAAGAACTTTGTGTCTGGCCTTCCTGACAAACTGAATCATGAGTGTTCAGAGGGTGGAGAGAATCTCAG TTTGGGTCAGCGGCAGCTGGTTTGCCTGGCTCGAGCTCTCCTCAGGAAAACTAAGATTCTGGTTTTGGATGAAGCCACTGCAGCTGTGGATCTGGAGACGGACAATCTGATACAGTCCACTATCCGAACTCAGTTTGAGGACTGCACCGTTCTGACCATCGCACATCGCCTCAACACAATCATGGACTACACAAG GGTCCTGGTTCTCGATAAAGGCCAGATGGCAGAATTTGATTCTCCATCCAGTTTAATTGCCAAGAAGGGAATTTTCTACAAGATGGCCAAAGACTCAGGGTTGGTCTGA
- the abcc1 gene encoding multidrug resistance-associated protein 1 isoform X1, whose product MGIDSFCSLDGSDPFWDWNRTWQTYNPDLTPCFQNTLLVWIPCLYLWLFAPFYVLYLKSHDRGYICMTHLNKAKTVIGFTLWLICWADVFYSFWERSHGATIAPVYLVSPTMLGITMLLATFLIQYERMKGVQSSGVMLNFWLIAILCATVTFRSKILLALNEPASVDVFRYTTFYIYYPMLLISLILACLSDQSPLFSQAVKDSNPCPELGASFLSKITFWWITGLMVKGFKRPLEEKDLWSLNVQDKSQRVVPQLVRRWDQECNKVKRPVDKTLYSPKRTAKGEKKDGQPIEESEILLAKNLQKTGDPSLFCALCRTFGPYFLVSSLYKIIHDILMFVGPEILRLLIQFVNDSNAPTWLGYFYTTLLFVCTCVQTLILQKYFHVCFVTGMRLRTAIVGAVYRKALVITNAARRTSTVGEIVNLMSVDAQRFMDLITYINMIWSAPLQVILALYFLWQNLGPSVLAGVAVMVLMVPINAVIAMKTKTYQVAQMKSKDNRIKLMNEVLNGIKVLKLYAWELAFKDKVSAIRESELQVLKKTAYLGAVSTFTWVCAPFLVALSTFAVYVLVDENNILDAQKAFVSLALFNILRFPLNMLPMVISSMVQASVSLKRLRVFLSHEELDEDSVERPPITGSPDCIRIVDGAFSWSKDDPPTLKRINVRIPEGSLVAVVGHVGSGKSSLLSALLGEMEKQEGNVSIKGSVAYVPQQAWIQNATLKENILFGRETKDSWYQKVVEACALLPDLEILPGGDSTEIGEKGVNLSGGQKQRVGVARAVYCNCAVYLLDDPLSAVDAHVGKHIFEKVIGPQGLLQGRTRVLVTHGLSFLPQADLILVMVDGEITEMGSYTELLGRQGAFAEFLRTYSNTEQEEVEDSVGDAVPRKGLENGGPAALLGTSQNSLNAAGTSKTQKTNNTDDTKKTKSADSARLTEADKANTGRVKLSVFWEYMKAIGLPLSIFSIFLFFCHHLSSLGSNYWLSLWTDDPVINNTQPNRKMRLGVYGALGLSQGIAVFCYSVAISIGGILASRYLHQTMLYNVLRSPMAFFERTPSGNLVNRFAKETDTIDSVIPSIIKMFMGSMFNVLGSCAVILIATPLVAIIIPPLGLLYFFVQRFYVASSRQLKRLESVSRSPVYTHFNETLLGTSVIRAFGEQQRFIRESDSRVDHNQKAYFPSIVANRWLAVRLEFVGNCIVAFAALFAVMARDSLSPGIMGLSISYALQVTASLNWLVRMSSELETNIVAVERVKEYGDTEKEAEWKLEHSTLPAGWPTVGHIEIHNFGLRYREDLELAIYDISVNIEGGEKVGIVGRTGAGKSSLTLGLFRIIEAAQGDIRIDGVNIAQLGLHELRSRITIIPQDPVLFSGSLRMNLDPFDGYTDEEVWRALELAHLKNFVSGLPDKLNHECSEGGENLSLGQRQLVCLARALLRKTKILVLDEATAAVDLETDNLIQSTIRTQFEDCTVLTIAHRLNTIMDYTRVLVLDKGQMAEFDSPSSLIAKKGIFYKMAKDSGLV is encoded by the exons ATGGGTATTGACAGTTTCTGCAGTTTGGACGGTTCTGATCCGTTTTGG GATTGGAACCGGACATGGCAAACATACAATCCAGACCTGACACCATGTTTCCAGAACACACTGCTGGTTTGGATACCATGCCTCTACCTCTGGCTGTTTGCACCCTTTTACGTCCTATACCTCAAAAGCCATGACCGTGGATACATATGCATGACCCACCTCAACAAAGCCAAAACG GTTATTGGGTTCACCCTATGGCTTATCTGCTGGGCAGATGTTTTCTACTCTTTCTGGGAAAGAAGCCATGGGGCTACAATAGCCCCAGTCTACCTAGTCAGCCCCACAATGCTTGGCATTACAATG TTGCTGGCTACATTCTTGATCCAGTATGAGCGGATGAAGGGGGTCCAGTCCTCAGgggtgatgcttaatttttggCTGATCGCCATACTGTGTGCCACAGTCACCTTTCGCTCCAAGATCCTGCTTGCGTTGAATGAA CCTGCCAGTGTGGATGTGTTCAGATATACCACCTTCTACATATATTACCCCATGCTGCTCATCTCTCTGATCCTGGCCTGCTTATCCGACCAGTCTCCGCTCTTTTCACAAGCTGTCAAAGACTCG AATCCATGTCCAGAGTTGGGAGCTTCGTTCCTGTCCAAAATCACTTTCTGGTGGATCACagg ATTGATGGTGAAAGGTTTTAAAAGGCCTCTGGAGGAGAAGGATCTGTGGTCGCTTAATGTGCAGGATAAATCTCAGAGAGTGGTGCCACAGCTGGTACGGCGCTGGGACCAAGAATGCAACAAGGTCAAAAG GCCAGTAGATAAGACACTCTACTCCCCAAAACGAACAGCAAAGGGAGAAAAGAAGGATGGACAGCCAATAGAAGAGTCAGAGATTTTGCTTGCAAAAAACCTTCAGAAAACTGGCGATCCATCTCTCTTCTGTGCCCTCTGCCGAACTTTTGGACCATACTTTCTTGTCAGCTCTCTTTATAAGATTATTCATGACATCCTGATGTTTGTTGGACCAGAGATTCTCAG GCTGCTGATCCAGTTTGTGAATGATTCAAATGCCCCCACTTGGCTCGGCTACTTCTACACCACCCTGCTGTTTGTTTGTACCTGTGTGCAAACCCTCATTctgcaaaaatattttcatgtttgCTTTGTGACTGGCATGAGGTTACGTACGGCCATCGTTGGTGCTGTATACAGGAAA GCCTTGGTTATTACCAATGCTGCCCGTCGAACATCCACGGTCGGAGAGATTGTGAATCTGATGTCTGTAGATGCACAGCGGTTTATGGACCTCATCACTTACATCAACATGATTTGGTCGGCACCATTGCAGGTTATCCTGGCTCTGTACTTCTTGTGGCAG AATCTGGGTCCTTCTGTGCTTGCTGGAGTTGCTGTGATGGTGCTGATGGTTCCCATAAATGCAGTCATTGCCATGAAAACCAAAACCTACCAG GTTGCCCAAATGAAAAGCAAAGACAATAGGATCAAGCTTATGAACGAGGTGCTAAATGGCATTAAAGTGCTTAAACTCTATGCATGGGAACTGGCGTTCAAAGACAAAGTATCTGCCATCCGAGAGAGTGAATTGCAGGTGCTGAAGAAGACTGCTTACCTTGGTGCCGTGTCCACCTTTACTTGGGTCTGCGCACCATTTTTG GTTGCCCTCTCCACATTTGCAGTATACGTGTTAGTGGATGAAAATAATATTCTGGATGCGCAGAAGGCGTTTGTTTCTCTGGCTCTGTTCAACATCCTGCGCTTCCCTCTTAATATGTTGCCCATGGTCATCAGCAGCATGGTGCAG GCCAGTGTGTCTTTGAAGCGTCTGCGTGTGTTTCTGTCACATGAGGAGTTGGATGAAGACAGTGTGGAGCGGCCACCCATCACTGGAT CTCCTGACTGCATCAGGATTGTGGACGGAGCTTTCAGCTGGTCTAAAGACGACCCACCTACTTTGAAGAG gATTAATGTGCGTATCCCTGAGGGGTCGCTGGTTGCTGTGGTAGGGCATGTGGGTTCAGGGAAATCCTCTCTGCTTTCAGCTTTGCTGGGGGAGATGGAGAAGCAAGAAGGAAATGTGTCCATCAAG GGCTCTGTGGCTTACGTGCCTCAGCAAGCATGGATCCAGAATGCCACCCTTAAAGAAAACATCTTGTTTGGACGGGAAACCAAAGACAGCTGGTACCAGAAAGTGGTGGAGGCCTGTGCTCTCCTTCCAGACCTGGAGATCCTACCTGGAGGAGACTCAACAGAGATTGGGGAGAAG GGTGTGAATCTGTCTGGAGGTCAGAAACAGCGGGTAGGTGTGGCCAGGGCTGTGTACTGCAACTGTGCGGTGTATCTGTTGGATGACCCGCTCTCCGCCGTGGACGCTCATGTAGGAAAACACATCTTTGAGAAGGTCATCGGACCTCAGGGCTTGCTACAGGGAAGA ACTCGTGTTCTGGTGACCCACGGGCTGAGCTTCTTGCCTCAGGCTGACCTGATCCTGGTGATGGTGGATGGAGAAATTACGGAGATGGGCTCTTACACCGAGCTGCTGGGCAGACAGGGCGCCTTCGCTGAGTTCCTGCGCACCTACTCCAACACAGAGCAGGAGGAGGTGGAGGATTCAGTGGGAG ATGCAGTCCCACGTAAAGGACTCGAGAATGGGGGTCCTGCTGCCCTGTTGGG GACGAGTCAAAACTCTCTTAATGCAGCTGGAACAAGTAAAACACAGAAGACGAACAATACTGATGACACAAAGAAGACCAAATCTGCAGATTCTGCCCGACTGACCGAGGCAGACAAGGCCAACACTGGCAGG GTGAAGCTATCTGTGTTTTGGGAGTACATGAAGGCTATTGGCTTGCCCCTGTCCATCTTCAGTATCTTTCTATTCTTCTGTCATCATCTGTCCTCTCTGGGCTCAAACTATTGGCTCAGTCTCTGGACGGATGACCCTGTCATCAACAACACCCAGCCCAACAGAAAGATGCGTTTAGGGGTGTATGGAGCTCTGGGACTCTCACAAG GCATTGCAGTGTTCTGCTATTCTGTGGCGATTTCTATTGGTGGGATCTTAGCCTCCCGCTACCTGCACCAGACAATGCTCTACAATGTCCTGAGATCGCCCATGGCTTTCTTCGAACGCACACCTAGCGGAAACCTTGTAAATCGATTTGCCAAAGAGACAGACACCATTGACTCGGTCATCCCTAGCATCATAAAAATGTTCATGGGCTCCATGTTTAATGTGCTGGGCTCATGTGCTGTCATCCTTATTGCCACACCGCTGGTAGCCATCATCATCCCCCCTCTGGGCCTGTTGTACTTCTTTGTACAG CGTTTCTACGTGGCGTCTTCCCGGCAACTGAAACGACTGGAGTCTGTGAGCCGCTCTCCTGTCTACACACACTTCAATGAGACGCTGCTGGGCACCAGTGTGATCAGGGCTTTTGGAGAGCAGCAGCGCTTTATCAGGGAGAGTGACAGCAGAGTGGACCACAACCAAAAAGCTTATTTTCCCAGCATTGTAGCTAACCG ATGGCTGGCAGTGAGGTTGGAGTTTGTGGGAAACTGTATTGTGGCATTTGCAGCGCTTTTTGCTGTGATGGCCAGGGACAGTCTGAGTCCTGGAATCATGGGGCTTTCCATCTCCTATGCGTTGCAG GTCACAGCATCTCTGAACTGGTTGGTGCGGATGTCTTCTGAGCTGGAGACTAACATAGTAGCGGTGGAGAGGGTGAAGGAATATGGAGACACAGAGAAAGAG GCTGAATGGAAGTTGGAGCATTCAACTCTGCCTGCTGGCTGGCCAACCGTTGGTCACATTGAAATCCACAACTTTGGCTTGAGATACAGAGAGGACTTAGAGCTGGCTATTTATGATATCTCGGTCAACATTGAGGGAGGAGAAAAG GTGGGAATTGTGGGCAGGACAGGAGCTGGAAAGTCCTCTCTGACATTAGGGCTCTTCCGCATAATTGAGGCAGCTCAGGGGGATATACGTATAGATGGAGTGAACATTGCTCAGCTGGGGTTGCATGAGTTACGATCCAGAATCACAATCATTCCTCAG GATCCAGTGCTGTTCTCAGGTTCCTTGCGCATGAATCTGGATCCCTTTGATGGCTACACTGATGAGGAGGTGTGGAGAGCTCTGGAACTCGCTCATCTCAAGAACTTTGTGTCTGGCCTTCCTGACAAACTGAATCATGAGTGTTCAGAGGGTGGAGAGAATCTCAG TTTGGGTCAGCGGCAGCTGGTTTGCCTGGCTCGAGCTCTCCTCAGGAAAACTAAGATTCTGGTTTTGGATGAAGCCACTGCAGCTGTGGATCTGGAGACGGACAATCTGATACAGTCCACTATCCGAACTCAGTTTGAGGACTGCACCGTTCTGACCATCGCACATCGCCTCAACACAATCATGGACTACACAAG GGTCCTGGTTCTCGATAAAGGCCAGATGGCAGAATTTGATTCTCCATCCAGTTTAATTGCCAAGAAGGGAATTTTCTACAAGATGGCCAAAGACTCAGGGTTGGTCTGA